A portion of the Burkholderia pseudomultivorans genome contains these proteins:
- the xdhA gene encoding xanthine dehydrogenase small subunit, translating to MSEPIRFYHRHAVREVSGADVTRTVLQYLREDAHCTGTKEGCAEGDCGACTVVVGELTDAGTVAFKAVNACIQFLPTLDGKALLTVEDLRQPDGTLHPVQQAMVDCHGSQCGFCTPGFVMSMWALYEKHGHEGCGSACAKAKDVPTRAEIADALTGNLCRCTGYRPIVDAAVRMFDAAGEGAAGEGAPSHSSPVDTAALARTLAALKRDDTFDYTIGGARFAAPRTLDALAALKLARPDARLLAGSTDIGLWVTKQMRRLDDLIYVGQIAELQRVVHGDDWIEIGAGVTVENAYAALAGTYPELTEMWKRFASLPIRNAGTLGGNVANGSPIGDSMPGLIALGARVVLRGGDTVRELPLEALYTGYQQKEMAPHEFVVGVKVPTRSGARANLQFRTYKLSKRFDSDISAVCAAFAFIADGDVVREPRIAFGGMAATPKRATHAEGVLDGAQWHEATAQAAMQALERDYQPLTDMRATSAYRLDTAKNLMYRFWLETRPHDPLPPQALNVREVAAEAARV from the coding sequence ATGAGTGAGCCGATCCGCTTCTACCATCGTCACGCGGTCCGCGAAGTCAGCGGCGCGGACGTTACCCGCACCGTGCTGCAGTACCTGCGCGAGGACGCCCATTGCACCGGCACCAAGGAAGGCTGCGCGGAAGGCGACTGCGGCGCGTGCACGGTCGTCGTCGGCGAGCTGACCGACGCGGGCACGGTCGCCTTCAAGGCCGTCAACGCATGCATCCAGTTCCTGCCGACGCTCGACGGCAAGGCGCTGCTGACGGTCGAGGACCTGCGCCAGCCGGACGGCACGCTGCATCCGGTGCAGCAGGCGATGGTCGACTGCCATGGGTCGCAATGCGGGTTCTGCACGCCGGGCTTCGTGATGTCGATGTGGGCGCTCTACGAGAAGCACGGCCACGAAGGCTGCGGCAGCGCGTGCGCGAAGGCGAAGGACGTGCCGACGCGCGCCGAGATCGCCGATGCGCTGACCGGCAACCTGTGCCGCTGCACCGGCTATCGTCCGATCGTCGACGCGGCGGTGAGGATGTTCGACGCGGCCGGCGAAGGTGCTGCCGGCGAAGGCGCCCCGTCGCATTCATCGCCCGTCGACACCGCCGCGCTCGCCCGCACGCTGGCCGCGCTGAAGCGCGACGACACCTTCGACTACACGATCGGCGGCGCGCGCTTCGCGGCGCCGCGCACGCTCGACGCGCTGGCCGCGCTGAAGCTCGCGCGTCCCGATGCGCGTCTGCTGGCGGGCAGCACCGACATCGGCTTGTGGGTCACCAAGCAGATGCGCCGGCTCGACGACCTGATCTACGTCGGCCAGATCGCCGAGCTGCAGCGCGTCGTGCACGGCGACGACTGGATCGAGATCGGCGCGGGCGTCACCGTCGAGAACGCCTATGCGGCGCTCGCCGGCACGTATCCGGAGCTGACCGAGATGTGGAAGCGCTTCGCGTCGCTGCCGATCCGCAACGCGGGCACGCTCGGCGGCAACGTCGCGAACGGCTCGCCGATCGGCGACTCGATGCCGGGCCTGATCGCGCTCGGCGCGCGGGTCGTGCTGCGCGGCGGCGACACGGTGCGCGAGCTGCCGCTCGAAGCGCTCTATACGGGCTACCAGCAGAAGGAGATGGCGCCGCACGAATTCGTCGTCGGCGTGAAGGTGCCGACCCGCAGCGGCGCACGCGCGAACCTGCAGTTCCGCACCTACAAGCTGTCGAAGCGGTTCGACTCCGACATCTCGGCCGTGTGCGCGGCGTTCGCGTTCATCGCGGACGGCGACGTGGTCCGCGAGCCGCGCATCGCGTTCGGCGGGATGGCCGCGACGCCGAAGCGCGCGACGCACGCGGAAGGCGTGCTCGACGGCGCGCAGTGGCACGAGGCCACCGCGCAGGCGGCGATGCAGGCGCTCGAGCGCGACTACCAGCCGCTCACCGACATGCGCGCGACGAGCGCATACCGGCTCGATACCGCGAAGAACCTGATGTACCGCTTCTGGCTGGAGACGCGTCCGCACGATCCGCTGCCGCCGCAAGCCCTGAACGTGCGTGAAGTCGCCGCCGAAGCGGCGCGCGTCTGA
- a CDS encoding MFS transporter gives MSTDSAPTPRSGFAVTLQIVSVVSFTFICYLTIGLPLAVLPGFVHDDLGFSAIVAGAAISVQYFATLASRPLAGRFADTLGPKRTVLRGLVGCGASGVLLLVALLLAHWPVASLVLLVASRLVLGVGESLCGTGAILWGIGRVGVAHNAKVISWNGIATYGALALGAPLGVAIAHTLNPALIGVIVIALAALGYYLARLIDAVPIVHGERMSYASVFTRVLPHGLGLALGSAGFGSIATFVTLYYAARHWPNAALSLTVFGTLFIGARLLFANTIKTYGGFRVAIVSFAFECSGLVLLWLAPVPHVALVGAALTGFGFALIFPALGVEAVALVPPASRGAALSAYSVFLDLSLGITGPLAGYVAGAFGYPQVFLFAAVAAAAGVGLSALLYQRQARLAGSGAAA, from the coding sequence ATGTCAACCGATTCCGCCCCCACGCCGCGCAGCGGGTTCGCCGTCACGCTGCAAATCGTGTCCGTCGTCAGCTTCACGTTCATCTGCTACCTGACCATCGGCCTGCCGCTCGCCGTGCTGCCGGGCTTCGTCCACGACGATCTCGGCTTTTCGGCGATCGTCGCGGGCGCAGCGATCAGCGTCCAGTATTTCGCGACGCTCGCGTCGCGGCCGCTCGCCGGACGCTTCGCCGACACGCTGGGCCCGAAGCGGACCGTGCTGCGCGGGCTGGTCGGCTGCGGCGCGTCGGGCGTGCTGCTGCTGGTCGCGCTGCTGCTCGCGCACTGGCCCGTCGCGAGCCTCGTGCTGCTGGTCGCGAGCCGGCTGGTGCTGGGCGTCGGCGAGAGCCTGTGCGGCACCGGCGCGATCCTGTGGGGCATCGGCCGGGTCGGCGTCGCGCACAACGCGAAGGTGATCTCGTGGAACGGCATCGCGACCTACGGCGCGCTGGCGCTCGGCGCGCCGCTCGGCGTCGCGATCGCGCATACGCTGAATCCGGCGCTGATCGGCGTGATCGTGATCGCGCTCGCCGCGCTCGGCTATTACCTTGCCCGCCTGATCGACGCGGTGCCGATCGTGCACGGCGAGCGGATGTCGTATGCAAGCGTGTTTACGCGCGTGCTGCCGCACGGCCTCGGCCTCGCGCTCGGCTCGGCCGGCTTCGGCTCGATCGCGACCTTCGTCACGCTGTACTACGCGGCGCGCCACTGGCCGAACGCCGCGCTGTCGCTGACGGTATTCGGCACGCTGTTCATCGGCGCGCGCCTGCTGTTCGCGAACACGATCAAGACCTACGGCGGCTTCCGCGTCGCGATCGTGTCGTTCGCCTTCGAATGCTCGGGCCTCGTGCTGCTGTGGCTCGCGCCCGTCCCGCACGTGGCGCTGGTCGGCGCCGCGCTCACCGGCTTCGGCTTCGCGCTGATCTTCCCGGCGCTCGGCGTCGAGGCCGTCGCGCTCGTGCCGCCCGCGAGCCGCGGCGCGGCGCTGTCCGCGTATTCGGTGTTCCTCGACCTGTCGCTCGGCATCACGGGCCCGCTCGCCGGTTATGTGGCGGGCGCGTTCGGCTATCCGCAGGTGTTCCTGTTCGCGGCCGTCGCGGCGGCGGCGGGCGTCGGGCTGTCGGCGCTGCTGTATCAGCGGCAGGCGCGGCTGGCGGGCAGCGGCGCGGCGGCCTGA